In Chlorocebus sabaeus isolate Y175 chromosome 11, mChlSab1.0.hap1, whole genome shotgun sequence, one DNA window encodes the following:
- the NXPH4 gene encoding neurexophilin-4, with amino-acid sequence MRLLLEWFLLLFGPWLLKKVVNAQIPESGRPQYLELRPATTGAGAPGQQLPALRSSDGLGAGRAWSWAWPTNHTAALAQAGAAGALPAQRTKRKPSIKAARAKKIFGWGDFYFRVHTLKFSLLVTGKIVDHVNGTFSVYFRHNSSSLGNLSVSIVPPSKRVEFGGVWLPGPVPHPLQSTLALEGVLPGLGPPLGMAAAAAGPGSFGGALAGPLGGALGVPGAKESRAFNCHVEYEKTNRARKHRPCLYDPSQVCFTEHTQSQAAWLCAKPFKVICIFVSFLSFDYKLVQKVCPDYNFQSEHPYFG; translated from the exons ATGCGGCTGCTCCTGGAATGGTTCCTCTTGCTCTTTGGCCCGTGGCTCCTTAAGAAG GTGGTCAATGCCCAGATACCAGAGTCTGGAAGGCCCCAGTACCTGGAGCTGCGCCCCGCCACAACCGGAGCGGGTGCCCCGGGCCAGCAGCTCCCAGCGCTAAGGTCTTCCGACGGCCTAGGCGCCGGCCGCGCCTGGAGCTGGGCCTGGCCGACCAACCACACTGCGGCGCTGGCCCAAGCAGGGGCAGCCGGGGCGTTGCCCGCGCAGCGCACCAAGAGGAAGCCGTCCATCAAGGCGGCCCGCGCCAAAAAGATCTTCGGCTGGGGGGACTTCTACTTTCGGGTGCATACCCTCAAGTTTTCACTGCTGGTGACCGGCAAGATTGTGGACCATGTGAACGGTACCTTCAGTGTGTATTTCCGCCACAACtcgtccagcctgggtaacctcAGTGTCAGCATCGTGCCGCCCTCCAAGCGTGTCGAGTTCGGGGGAGTCTGGCTGCCCGGGCCTGTCCCCCACCCTCTGCAGTCTACGCTCGCCCTGGAGGGggtgcttcctgggctggggccCCCGCTGGGGATGGCAGCAGCAGCGGCGGGGCCGGGCTCCTTCGGAGGCGCACTGGCAGGTCCGCTTGGGGGCGCATTGGGAGTGCCTGGGGCCAAAGAGTCGCGCGCTTTCAATTGCCACGTGGAGTATGAGAAGACAAACCGCGCGCGCAAGCACCGCCCGTGCTTGTACGACCCATCGCAGGTGTGCTTCACCGAGCACACGCAGAGCCAGGCCGCCTGGCTCTGTGCCAAGCCCTTCAAAGTCATCTGTATCTTCGTCTCTTTCCTCAGCTTTGACTACAAACTGGTGCAGAAGGTGTGCCCAGACTATAACTTCCAGAGTGAGCACCCCTACTTTGGATag